One segment of Macrotis lagotis isolate mMagLag1 chromosome 1, bilby.v1.9.chrom.fasta, whole genome shotgun sequence DNA contains the following:
- the LOC141490070 gene encoding olfactory receptor 51I2-like, protein MGHSPTNDTELLPFTLTGLPGLEESQHWMFLLLGALYTISIVGNALILFIVKEEQSLHQPMYYFLSLLSVNDIGVSLSTLPSVLATFCFHAQKIAFDACMAQMFFIHLFSFMESGILLAMSFDRYVAICNPLRYSTILTDARVAQMSLFIGIRSFCVVFPLPFLLKRLPFCKANILSHAYCLHPDLIRLPCGDITINNIFGLCIVICTFALDSALILFSYILILRSVLAIASQEERFKTLNTCVSHICAVLIFYVPMVGVSMVHRYGRYAPPFVFTLMSLIYLFVPPMLNPVIYSIKTKEIRRRLIRLFSVTKF, encoded by the coding sequence ATGGGACATTCTCCCACTAATGACACAGAGTTACTTCCCTTCACCCTGACTGGCCTCCCAGGGCTTGAAGAATCCCAACACTGGATGTTCCTGCTGCTTGGAGCCCTCTACACTATCTCTATCGTGGGAAATGCCCTAATTCTCTTCATTGTCAAAGAGGAGCAAAGTCTACACCAACCCATGTACTATTTCTTGTCCCTGCTTTCAGTCAATGACATTGGTGTATCTTTGTCCACACTGCCCTCAGTGTTAGCCACTTTCTGCTTCCATGCCCAGAAGATTGCCTTTGATGCCTGTATGGCACAGATGTTCTTCATCCACCTCTTCTCTTTCATGGAATCTGGTATCTTACTGGCCATGAGCTTTGATCGTTATGTAGCTATCTGCAACCCACTGAGGTACTCTACCATTCTCACTGATGCTCGAGTTGCACAAATGAGCCTGTTCATTGGTATTCGTAGCTTCTGTGTAGTTTTTCCGTTGCCATTTCTCCTGAAGCGCCTGCCCTTCTGTAAAGCCAACATCCTGTCCCATGCTTACTGCTTGCACCCAGATCTGATACGTCTACCCTGTGGGGACATCACTATCAATAACATTTTTGGTCTGTGCATTGTCATCTGTACCTTTGCTCTGGATTCTGCACTCATCCTTTTCTCTTACATTCTCATCCTCCGCTCTGTGCTGGCTATTGCCTCCCAAGAAGAGAGGTTTAAAACACTTAATACCTGTGTGTCTCACATATGTGCAGTACTTATTTTTTATGTGCCCATGGTGGGTGTATCCATGGTACACCGTTATGGGAGATATGCACCAccatttgtttttacattaatgTCTCTTATCTACCTCTTTGTCCCTCCCATGCTCAATCCTGTCATTTATTCCATCAAGACAAAGGAGATCCGTAGGAGGCTCATCAGGTTATTCTCTGTGACTAAATTCTGA